The Rhodoferax sediminis genome has a segment encoding these proteins:
- a CDS encoding SDR family oxidoreductase, translated as MTGLVFITGASSGIGQALAGRFARAGYRLALVARRTSEIESWIGRQGISAGSYQIYSADVALPDSIMSAGRACIAAQGVPDVVIANAGISIGIDTAVRADIDVMARTFATNNIGMAATFQPFIDAMVQRGSGALVGIGSVAGIRGLPGHGAYCASKAAVITYCESLRGELRASGVKVVTLCPGYIDTPLTQKNRYAMPFLMQPQDFAEQAFRAIEAGVRYRVIPWQMGVVAKLLRLLPNALFDRALAGRPRKRRESEP; from the coding sequence ATGACCGGACTCGTCTTCATCACCGGCGCCTCCAGCGGCATTGGTCAGGCACTGGCGGGGCGCTTTGCCCGGGCGGGCTATCGGCTGGCCCTGGTGGCGCGCCGTACCTCAGAGATTGAATCATGGATTGGCCGGCAAGGGATCAGCGCAGGCAGCTATCAAATCTATAGTGCCGACGTGGCGCTGCCGGACAGCATCATGAGCGCAGGTCGCGCCTGCATTGCGGCCCAGGGGGTGCCCGATGTGGTGATCGCCAATGCCGGTATCAGCATCGGCATCGACACGGCCGTACGCGCCGACATCGACGTGATGGCGCGCACCTTTGCCACCAACAACATCGGCATGGCCGCCACGTTCCAGCCCTTCATCGACGCCATGGTGCAGCGCGGCAGCGGCGCCCTGGTCGGCATCGGCAGCGTGGCCGGTATCCGCGGCCTGCCGGGACACGGCGCGTACTGCGCCAGCAAGGCGGCCGTCATCACCTACTGCGAGAGCCTGCGCGGCGAACTGCGCGCCAGCGGCGTCAAGGTGGTCACGCTTTGTCCGGGGTACATCGACACACCGCTGACGCAGAAAAATCGCTATGCCATGCCGTTCCTGATGCAGCCGCAGGACTTTGCCGAGCAGGCGTTCAGGGCCATCGAGGCCGGTGTCCGTTACCGGGTGATTCCATGGCAGATGGGCGTGGTGGCCAAACTGCTGCGTCTGCTGCCGAACGCGCTGTTCGACAGGGCGCTGGCCGGGCGGCCTCGAAAGCGGCGCGAAAGCGAACCTTGA
- a CDS encoding RNA recognition motif domain-containing protein, whose protein sequence is MGNKLYVGNLPYSVSDSDLQQTFGRFGAVTSAKVMMDRDTGRSKGFGFVEMGSDAEAQAAIAGMNGQPLGGRNCVVNEARPMEPRPPRSGGGGYGGGGGGGYGGGGRSGGGGYGGGAGGGRSGGGGGDGGFRSPYGAGPRGGGRSGGGGYGGGSSGY, encoded by the coding sequence ATGGGCAATAAACTGTATGTCGGCAACCTGCCTTACTCGGTGAGCGACAGCGATCTGCAACAGACTTTCGGCCGATTTGGCGCCGTCACCAGCGCCAAAGTCATGATGGACCGCGACACCGGCCGCTCCAAGGGCTTCGGCTTTGTGGAAATGGGCAGCGATGCCGAGGCACAGGCCGCGATCGCCGGCATGAACGGCCAGCCGCTGGGCGGGCGCAACTGCGTGGTCAATGAAGCGCGGCCGATGGAGCCACGCCCACCACGCAGTGGCGGGGGCGGCTATGGGGGTGGCGGCGGCGGGGGTTATGGCGGCGGCGGCCGCAGCGGGGGCGGGGGTTATGGCGGCGGCGCTGGCGGCGGCCGCAGCGGTGGGGGCGGGGGCGATGGCGGTTTCCGCAGCCCTTATGGCGCCGGCCCGCGTGGCGGTGGCCGTAGTGGCGGCGGCGGTTACGGCGGGGGCAGCAGCGGTTACTGA
- a CDS encoding RNA recognition motif domain-containing protein, with product MGNKLYVGNLPYSFRDEDMQQAFSQFGSVSSAKVMMERDTGRSKGFGFVEMGSDAEAQAAIKGMNGQSFGGRDLVVNEARPMEPRPPRSGGGGFGGSGGGGYGGGGSGGGGGYGGGGGGGRSGGGGGGYGGGRSSY from the coding sequence ATGGGCAACAAACTTTACGTGGGCAATCTGCCCTATTCCTTCCGCGACGAAGACATGCAACAGGCGTTCAGCCAGTTCGGTTCCGTGTCCAGCGCCAAAGTCATGATGGAACGCGACACCGGCCGCTCCAAGGGTTTCGGCTTCGTCGAAATGGGCAGCGACGCAGAAGCGCAAGCTGCCATCAAGGGCATGAACGGCCAGTCTTTCGGCGGCCGTGACCTCGTGGTCAACGAAGCCCGCCCGATGGAGCCGCGTCCCCCGCGTAGCGGTGGCGGCGGCTTCGGCGGCAGTGGTGGTGGCGGCTACGGTGGTGGCGGCAGCGGCGGTGGCGGTGGTTACGGCGGTGGCGGTGGCGGTGGCCGCAGCGGCGGCGGTGGCGGCGGTTACGGCGGTGGCCGCAGCAGCTACTAA
- a CDS encoding zf-HC2 domain-containing protein, whose protein sequence is MILRRTCKQIAALLIAREDRALPVMERIALRLHLAACTACPIFERQVLTLRNALRQWRNYSEK, encoded by the coding sequence ATGATCCTGCGACGCACCTGCAAGCAAATTGCTGCACTTTTAATAGCGCGGGAGGACCGCGCCCTGCCGGTTATGGAGCGTATTGCCTTGAGATTGCATCTGGCTGCCTGCACCGCGTGTCCGATCTTCGAGCGGCAGGTGCTGACCCTGCGCAACGCCCTGCGCCAGTGGCGCAATTATTCTGAAAAGTGA
- a CDS encoding sigma-70 family RNA polymerase sigma factor: MSIESQLAEHRSYLLRFARLQLRNDAWAEDVVSETLLAALSKPQSFDNKSQLKTWLVGILKHKVVDTLRQRAREVSYGGEDDTADGSEELDALVFKNGDHFASLPADWGNPEQDLSSRQFFQVLEACTEKLPAAMGRVFLMREWLELPCEEICKELKLTPTNLYVQLHRARLRLRECLELNWFGHAPTTLSS; the protein is encoded by the coding sequence ATGTCCATCGAAAGCCAGCTCGCCGAACACCGCAGTTACCTGCTGCGGTTTGCGCGCCTGCAGCTGCGCAACGATGCCTGGGCCGAAGACGTCGTGTCGGAGACGCTGCTGGCCGCACTGTCCAAACCGCAGTCCTTTGACAACAAGTCGCAGCTCAAAACCTGGCTCGTCGGTATCCTCAAACACAAGGTAGTGGACACGCTGCGCCAGCGCGCGCGCGAGGTCAGTTATGGCGGCGAAGACGACACAGCCGACGGCAGCGAGGAGCTGGACGCGCTCGTGTTCAAAAACGGGGATCACTTTGCGTCCCTGCCGGCCGACTGGGGCAACCCCGAGCAGGACCTGAGTTCGCGCCAGTTCTTCCAGGTGCTGGAGGCGTGCACCGAGAAACTGCCCGCCGCCATGGGCCGGGTGTTCCTGATGCGCGAATGGCTCGAATTGCCGTGTGAAGAGATTTGTAAGGAATTGAAGCTGACCCCGACCAACCTTTACGTGCAATTGCACCGCGCGCGCCTGCGCCTGCGCGAATGCCTTGAACTCAACTGGTTTGGCCACGCCCCGACGACCCTTTCATCATGA
- a CDS encoding lipo-like protein codes for MNSVARWIGRRLGHYLTRRSTGRSVGAAWPVDPDKLAACLRPGDVLLVEGNTRISTAIKYLTQSTWSHAALFVGAQAGACGPDGLPLCLIEADMELGVHAVGLAHFRGLHCRICRPVGMTPGEVRRVCDFAVQRVGEQYDLKNVVDLARYLLPTPPVPTRWRRRMLALGSGDPTRAICSTLIAQCFESVRYPILPQIKIVHLQDPDHADHVREILHVRHHSLYVPRDFDVSPYFQIIKPTLAAGFDYHALSWEALAPSLDASLALPAIAGSTSWPHAPRWRQCGGSTGRPLQTPLPDSGADPSWP; via the coding sequence ATGAACAGCGTGGCGCGCTGGATCGGCCGGCGGCTCGGCCACTACCTGACGCGCAGGAGCACGGGCCGCAGCGTCGGCGCCGCGTGGCCCGTCGATCCCGACAAGCTGGCGGCCTGCCTGCGCCCCGGCGACGTGCTGCTGGTAGAGGGCAACACGCGCATCAGCACGGCCATCAAGTACCTGACACAGTCAACCTGGTCGCACGCCGCGCTGTTTGTGGGCGCGCAGGCGGGCGCGTGCGGGCCGGACGGCCTGCCGCTGTGCCTGATCGAGGCCGATATGGAACTGGGCGTGCACGCCGTCGGGCTCGCGCATTTTCGCGGCCTGCATTGCCGGATCTGCCGCCCTGTGGGCATGACGCCCGGGGAGGTGCGGCGCGTATGCGACTTCGCGGTGCAGCGGGTGGGCGAGCAATACGACCTCAAGAATGTGGTGGATCTGGCGCGCTACCTGCTTCCGACGCCACCGGTCCCGACCCGCTGGCGCCGGCGCATGCTGGCGCTGGGCAGCGGCGACCCTACACGTGCCATCTGCTCGACCCTGATTGCCCAGTGTTTCGAGTCGGTGCGCTATCCGATCCTGCCGCAGATCAAGATCGTGCACCTGCAGGACCCGGACCATGCCGATCACGTGCGTGAAATTCTGCATGTACGGCACCACAGCCTGTACGTGCCGCGCGACTTCGACGTGTCGCCCTACTTTCAGATCATCAAGCCCACGCTGGCGGCCGGCTTCGACTACCACGCCCTGTCGTGGGAAGCGCTGGCCCCAAGCCTGGACGCATCGCTCGCCCTACCAGCGATCGCCGGCTCTACCAGCTGGCCTCACGCTCCGAGGTGGCGCCAATGCGGTGGATCGACAGGTCGGCCCCTTCAAACTCCTCTTCCTGACTCAGGCGCAGACCCATCGTGGCCTTGA
- a CDS encoding ammonium transporter: protein MEALKQGSDTLFILLGGIMVLAMHAGFAFLELGTVRKKNQVNALVKILTDFSVSTVAYFLVGYGVAYGTHFFVGAEELAAKNGFELVRFFFLLTFAAAIPAIISGGIAERARFYPQLLATAVIVGFIYPFFEGVAWHRNFGVQAWIQSVTGQPFHDFAGSVVVHAVGGWLALPAVILLGARSNRYRKDGAISAHPPSNIPFLALGAWILTVGWFGFNVMSAQTIDKISGLVAVNSLMAMVGGTLAALVVGKNDPGFVHNGPLAGLVAVCAGSDLMHPLGALVVGAIAGTIFVTLFTLTQNKWKIDDVLGVWPLHGLCGSWGGLAAGIFGSRALGGRGGVSLAAQLIGTTMGIAWALLGGLLVYSVIKATMGLRLSQEEEFEGADLSIHRIGATSEREASW, encoded by the coding sequence ATGGAAGCACTAAAACAGGGCTCGGATACCTTGTTCATTCTGCTGGGCGGCATCATGGTGCTGGCCATGCATGCCGGCTTTGCGTTCCTGGAGCTGGGGACCGTTCGCAAAAAGAACCAGGTCAACGCCCTGGTGAAGATTTTGACGGACTTCTCGGTCTCGACCGTCGCCTACTTTCTGGTGGGCTACGGCGTGGCCTATGGCACGCACTTTTTTGTGGGTGCGGAGGAACTGGCGGCAAAGAATGGTTTCGAGCTGGTGCGGTTCTTCTTCCTGCTCACATTCGCGGCCGCGATTCCGGCCATCATCTCGGGCGGCATTGCCGAGCGTGCGCGCTTTTACCCTCAGTTGCTGGCAACTGCCGTTATCGTCGGCTTTATCTACCCATTTTTTGAAGGCGTCGCCTGGCATCGGAATTTTGGCGTGCAGGCCTGGATCCAATCCGTCACCGGCCAGCCATTTCATGACTTTGCCGGCTCCGTCGTGGTCCATGCGGTGGGCGGCTGGCTCGCGTTGCCGGCTGTGATCCTGCTTGGCGCGCGCAGCAACCGCTATCGCAAAGACGGCGCAATCAGTGCGCATCCGCCGTCAAATATCCCGTTTTTGGCGCTGGGTGCCTGGATCTTGACGGTCGGCTGGTTTGGTTTCAATGTCATGAGCGCGCAGACCATCGACAAGATCTCGGGACTGGTCGCCGTCAACTCGCTGATGGCCATGGTCGGCGGCACGCTGGCGGCGCTGGTCGTGGGCAAAAACGACCCCGGCTTCGTCCACAATGGCCCGCTTGCCGGGCTGGTGGCGGTCTGCGCCGGCTCGGACCTGATGCATCCGCTGGGCGCGCTGGTGGTCGGCGCCATTGCCGGCACGATCTTCGTAACCCTGTTCACGCTCACCCAGAACAAATGGAAGATCGACGACGTGTTGGGCGTCTGGCCCCTGCATGGGCTGTGTGGCAGCTGGGGCGGACTGGCCGCCGGCATTTTTGGCAGCAGGGCGCTCGGCGGGCGGGGCGGCGTGAGTCTGGCGGCGCAGCTGATCGGTACCACCATGGGTATCGCCTGGGCCCTGTTGGGTGGTCTGCTGGTCTACAGCGTGATCAAGGCCACGATGGGTCTGCGCCTGAGTCAGGAAGAGGAGTTTGAAGGGGCCGACCTGTCGATCCACCGCATTGGCGCCACCTCGGAGCGTGAGGCCAGCTGGTAG
- the metX gene encoding homoserine O-acetyltransferase MetX, with the protein MHFDDVLPLQSGASIRDYDLSYETYGRLNADKSNAVLICHALNASHHVAGTYAGQDRSEGWWDNMIGPGKPVDTDKFFVIGVNNLGSCFGSTGPMQPDPDAPAGSGKVYGADFPVVTVEDWVDAQARLLERLGIEVLAAVMGGSLGGMQALSWTLQYPQRVRHAVVVASAPNLTAENIAFNEVARRAIVTDPDFHGGNFYQYGVIPKRGLRIARMIGHITYLSDDVMNEKFGRTLREPASKATAAAQGRPKQGTAPSGGSAAHAVASVGAYQYSTQDVEFQIESYLRYQGDKFAEYFDANTYLLITRALDYFDPARRYGGNLSQALAGARAGFLLVSFTTDWRFSPKRSREIVKALLDNNRDVSYAEIDAPHGHDAFLLDDPRYMGVVRSYFDSKVASPTHRAGEQSS; encoded by the coding sequence ATGCATTTTGACGATGTACTGCCCTTGCAAAGCGGCGCATCGATTCGCGACTACGACCTGAGCTACGAGACGTACGGCCGCCTCAACGCGGACAAATCCAACGCGGTGCTGATCTGTCATGCGCTCAATGCCTCGCACCACGTCGCAGGCACCTATGCCGGGCAGGACAGGAGCGAGGGCTGGTGGGACAACATGATCGGCCCGGGCAAGCCGGTGGATACAGACAAATTCTTCGTCATCGGCGTCAACAACCTCGGCTCGTGCTTCGGCTCCACCGGCCCGATGCAGCCCGACCCGGATGCACCGGCGGGCTCCGGCAAGGTCTATGGTGCCGACTTTCCGGTGGTCACCGTCGAAGACTGGGTCGATGCTCAAGCGCGACTGCTGGAGCGGCTGGGCATCGAAGTGCTGGCCGCCGTCATGGGCGGCAGCCTGGGCGGCATGCAGGCGCTGTCCTGGACGCTGCAATACCCGCAGCGTGTGCGCCATGCCGTGGTGGTGGCCAGCGCGCCCAATCTCACCGCCGAGAACATTGCCTTCAACGAAGTGGCGCGCCGCGCCATCGTGACCGACCCGGACTTCCACGGGGGAAACTTTTACCAATATGGCGTGATTCCCAAGCGCGGCCTGCGCATCGCCCGCATGATCGGTCACATCACCTACCTGAGCGACGACGTGATGAACGAAAAATTCGGTCGCACATTGCGAGAGCCGGCTAGCAAAGCGACCGCCGCAGCGCAGGGCCGCCCCAAGCAAGGCACGGCCCCCTCGGGGGGCAGCGCGGCACACGCAGTGGCAAGCGTGGGGGCCTATCAGTACAGCACCCAGGACGTCGAGTTCCAGATTGAGAGCTACCTGCGCTACCAGGGTGACAAGTTCGCCGAGTACTTCGATGCCAACACCTACCTGCTGATCACGCGCGCGCTCGACTACTTCGACCCCGCGCGTCGCTATGGCGGCAACCTGAGCCAGGCACTGGCCGGCGCGCGCGCCGGGTTCCTGCTGGTGAGCTTCACGACCGACTGGCGCTTTTCGCCCAAACGCAGCCGCGAGATTGTCAAGGCCCTGCTCGACAACAACCGTGACGTGAGCTATGCGGAGATCGACGCGCCCCATGGGCACGACGCTTTTTTGCTCGATGATCCCCGTTATATGGGCGTTGTGCGCTCTTATTTTGATAGTAAAGTGGCGAGTCCGACGCATCGCGCCGGGGAGCAATCGTCATGA
- the metW gene encoding methionine biosynthesis protein MetW: MSDAATTASIARLVPEKARVLDLGCGDGALLDLLQRERGCGGYGIEIDDANVQACVKRGVNVIQLNLDEGLAMFDDASFDVVLQIDTLQHLRNAEIMLRETARVGRIGIVAFPNFAHWPNRLSVLQGRMPVTRRLPYQWYDTPNIRVGTYRDFEVLAQKNHLQILDAFGLQEGREVRFLPNARAGTAVFKFQRG, encoded by the coding sequence ATGAGTGACGCGGCCACCACGGCGTCGATCGCCCGTCTCGTGCCCGAAAAGGCGCGCGTGCTGGACCTCGGGTGCGGCGACGGCGCGCTGCTGGACCTGCTGCAGCGCGAACGCGGCTGCGGCGGCTATGGCATCGAGATCGACGATGCCAACGTGCAGGCCTGCGTCAAGCGCGGCGTGAACGTGATCCAGCTCAACCTGGACGAGGGCCTGGCCATGTTCGACGACGCCTCGTTCGATGTGGTGCTGCAGATCGACACGCTCCAGCACCTGCGCAACGCCGAGATCATGCTGCGCGAGACGGCGCGCGTGGGCCGCATCGGCATCGTCGCCTTCCCCAATTTTGCGCACTGGCCGAACCGCCTGAGCGTCCTGCAGGGCCGCATGCCCGTGACGCGCCGCCTGCCCTACCAGTGGTATGACACGCCGAACATCCGCGTCGGTACCTATCGCGACTTCGAGGTGCTGGCGCAGAAAAACCATCTGCAAATCCTCGACGCCTTCGGTTTGCAGGAAGGCCGTGAGGTGCGCTTTCTGCCCAATGCGCGCGCCGGCACGGCCGTGTTCAAGTTCCAGCGCGGCTAG
- a CDS encoding outer membrane beta-barrel protein, translated as MKLNTIWPFIAMVSLAGGLAAPAAHAADGNAGTGLYLGGSVSFNHASDLGSKIDSSLASQSYNSSSSADSWNTNGSLRLGYQFTPNFALEGTYDNVGNMGVQSALSSPTADTATGNWKSYGLGLHALGIVPIDPQWSVYGRLGVEQWHTSLNLASSVSGPTGLSNSDNSTSLALGAGVSYSLTRNVDATAELIHYTHVGDPASTGRTGLNQFSLGLRYHFQ; from the coding sequence ATGAAACTGAACACCATCTGGCCATTCATCGCAATGGTGTCGCTCGCTGGCGGTTTGGCCGCACCCGCAGCCCATGCGGCGGACGGCAACGCGGGCACCGGCCTGTACCTGGGCGGCTCGGTTTCCTTCAACCATGCCAGTGATTTAGGCTCCAAAATAGACTCATCGCTGGCCAGCCAGAGCTACAACAGCAGCAGCTCGGCCGATTCCTGGAACACCAACGGCAGCCTGCGCCTGGGCTACCAGTTCACCCCGAATTTCGCACTGGAAGGGACCTACGACAACGTAGGCAACATGGGCGTGCAGTCCGCCCTCTCGTCGCCGACGGCCGACACGGCCACGGGTAACTGGAAATCGTACGGGCTCGGTCTGCACGCGCTGGGCATTGTGCCGATCGACCCGCAGTGGTCGGTCTACGGCCGCCTCGGCGTCGAGCAATGGCATACCAGCCTGAACCTGGCGTCCAGCGTGAGCGGCCCGACCGGCCTGTCCAACAGCGACAACAGCACATCGCTGGCACTGGGCGCCGGCGTCAGCTATTCGCTGACGCGCAACGTCGATGCCACGGCGGAGCTGATTCACTACACCCACGTGGGTGACCCGGCGAGCACCGGACGCACTGGACTGAACCAGTTCAGCCTGGGCTTGCGATACCACTTCCAGTGA
- a CDS encoding DUF72 domain-containing protein, whose product MFPTTRMRVGVGGWTYEPWRSNFYPEGLAHSRELHYASRQLTAIEVNGTYYGTQKPAVFAKWRDETPADFVFSLKASRHATNRKVLADAGESIDKFVHSGISELGTKLGPIVWQFAPGKRFEPPDFEAFLALLPKQLDGRPLRHVLDVRHASFMTPEYLQLARRYRAATVFADSDDYPSFADLTADFVYVRLMRSSAAWPSGYAPATLDLWARRLQTWARGGEPADLPHVGAASQSLTGQPRDVFAFFISGAKERAPAAAQALLQRLGAVFPAPKVVAC is encoded by the coding sequence ATGTTCCCCACAACCCGCATGCGCGTTGGCGTCGGTGGCTGGACCTATGAGCCTTGGCGCAGCAACTTCTACCCCGAGGGGCTGGCGCACAGCCGCGAGCTGCACTATGCCAGCCGCCAGCTCACGGCCATCGAAGTCAACGGCACCTATTACGGCACGCAAAAGCCCGCGGTGTTTGCGAAGTGGCGCGATGAAACCCCCGCGGACTTTGTATTCTCCCTCAAGGCCTCGCGCCATGCGACGAACCGCAAGGTGCTGGCCGACGCGGGCGAGAGCATTGACAAATTTGTGCACAGCGGCATCAGCGAGCTGGGCACCAAGCTCGGCCCCATCGTCTGGCAGTTTGCGCCTGGCAAACGCTTCGAGCCGCCAGACTTCGAGGCCTTTCTGGCCCTGTTGCCGAAACAGCTGGATGGCCGCCCGCTGCGCCATGTGCTGGATGTGCGCCATGCCAGCTTCATGACGCCTGAGTACCTGCAACTGGCGCGCCGCTACCGGGCGGCCACGGTGTTCGCCGACTCGGACGATTACCCCTCGTTCGCCGACCTGACGGCTGATTTCGTCTATGTACGATTGATGCGCAGCAGCGCGGCGTGGCCAAGCGGTTACGCGCCGGCCACGCTCGACCTGTGGGCCAGGCGGCTGCAGACCTGGGCTCGGGGCGGGGAACCCGCCGACCTGCCGCACGTGGGCGCAGCCAGCCAGAGCCTGACGGGCCAACCGCGCGACGTGTTTGCCTTCTTCATCAGCGGGGCGAAGGAGCGGGCGCCCGCGGCAGCACAGGCGCTGCTGCAGCGGCTCGGCGCTGTATTTCCGGCCCCCAAAGTGGTAGCCTGTTGA
- a CDS encoding DUF1439 domain-containing protein: protein MKCLLRWLAVVVFSSSLIACAKPLLNLGPFSYTIPQAQLQQAIAKRFPYRQSLGDLLELQVQTPRLSLLPERNRIATALDLALSGRLMGDAYSGTIGMDYGLRFEPRDNTIRMTNVQVTSLNLDGVPAPYQGVVQRYAPRLAEQLFDDFPLHRISAKDMARASDWGYELGGFKVTREGLQVTLNPKPAPAANSVQ, encoded by the coding sequence ATGAAGTGTCTCCTGCGCTGGCTTGCCGTTGTCGTGTTCAGTTCCTCGCTGATCGCCTGCGCGAAGCCGCTGCTCAATCTCGGCCCGTTCAGCTACACCATCCCGCAGGCCCAGCTGCAGCAGGCGATCGCCAAACGCTTTCCGTACCGCCAGAGTCTGGGCGATCTGCTGGAGCTGCAGGTGCAGACGCCGCGTCTGTCGCTGCTGCCCGAGCGCAATCGCATCGCCACGGCGCTGGACCTGGCTCTGTCGGGGCGGCTCATGGGCGACGCCTACAGCGGCACCATCGGCATGGACTACGGCCTGCGCTTCGAGCCGCGCGACAACACCATCCGCATGACCAATGTGCAAGTCACCAGCCTGAACCTGGACGGCGTGCCCGCGCCCTATCAGGGCGTGGTGCAGCGTTATGCGCCGCGCCTGGCCGAGCAGCTGTTCGACGATTTCCCGCTGCACCGGATCAGCGCCAAGGATATGGCCCGGGCCAGCGACTGGGGCTATGAACTCGGCGGGTTCAAGGTCACGCGCGAGGGCCTGCAGGTCACGCTCAACCCCAAGCCGGCGCCCGCCGCCAATTCCGTCCAATAA
- a CDS encoding M20 family metallopeptidase, translated as MNARIPASALNPADALTQVSAQWDNDLVRQLTDYIQIPAKSPGFDADWAQHGYLETVLRNAADWVQAQKVQGLRLEIVRLEGRTPVLFFEVAATKPESKQTVLMYGHLDKQPEFTGWRHDLGPWTPKYEDGKLFGRGGADDGYAVYASIAAIQALKAQNVPHPRIVGLVETCEESGSYDLLPYVDALRPRLGEVDLVICLDSGAGNYDQLWLTSSLRGLASGTLKVEILTEGVHSGDASGLVPSSFRIMRQVLDRLEDSQTGRLLPQSFHCEVPADRLAQARATAAILGDEVYKRFPWAHYDCGGATAFALPTTTEPVQALLNRTWLPTLSVTGAEGFPALQDAGNVLRPYTAFKLSLRLPPLVDAAQAVQQLKTLLEDNAPYQAKVTFESGGGATGWNAPATAPWFEQALNEASQAHFGAPCGYIGQGGTIPLMSMLSRGFPKAQMMVCGVLGPKSNAHGPNEFLHVPYAKKLTAAVAQVMASLP; from the coding sequence ATGAATGCCCGAATTCCAGCCTCCGCCCTCAACCCCGCCGACGCCCTCACGCAAGTCAGCGCCCAGTGGGACAACGACCTCGTCCGGCAGCTCACCGATTACATCCAGATCCCCGCCAAGTCGCCCGGCTTCGATGCCGACTGGGCGCAGCATGGCTACCTCGAGACGGTGCTGCGCAACGCCGCCGACTGGGTGCAGGCGCAAAAGGTGCAGGGCTTGAGGCTGGAGATCGTGCGGCTCGAAGGGCGCACACCGGTGCTGTTCTTTGAGGTCGCCGCGACCAAGCCCGAGTCAAAACAGACGGTGCTGATGTACGGCCACCTCGACAAACAGCCCGAATTCACCGGCTGGCGCCACGACCTCGGGCCCTGGACGCCCAAGTACGAGGACGGCAAGCTGTTCGGGCGCGGCGGCGCCGACGACGGCTACGCGGTGTATGCCAGCATCGCCGCGATCCAGGCGCTGAAAGCTCAGAACGTGCCGCATCCGCGCATCGTGGGCCTCGTCGAGACCTGCGAGGAGTCCGGCTCGTATGACCTGTTGCCGTATGTGGATGCGCTGCGCCCGCGCCTGGGCGAGGTCGATCTGGTGATCTGCCTGGACTCGGGCGCCGGCAACTACGACCAGCTCTGGCTCACCAGCAGCCTGCGCGGCCTGGCCAGCGGCACGCTCAAGGTGGAAATCCTCACCGAAGGCGTGCATTCGGGCGACGCCTCGGGCCTGGTGCCGTCGAGCTTTCGCATCATGCGCCAGGTGCTGGACCGGCTCGAAGACAGCCAGACCGGGCGCCTGCTGCCGCAAAGCTTTCATTGCGAAGTGCCGGCCGATCGGCTGGCGCAGGCGCGGGCCACGGCCGCCATCCTGGGCGATGAGGTTTACAAGCGCTTCCCGTGGGCGCACTACGACTGCGGCGGCGCCACGGCCTTCGCACTGCCGACCACCACCGAACCGGTGCAGGCGCTACTCAACCGCACCTGGTTGCCCACGCTGAGCGTGACCGGTGCCGAAGGTTTCCCGGCCTTGCAAGACGCCGGCAACGTGCTGCGCCCCTACACCGCCTTCAAGCTCTCGCTGCGGCTGCCGCCGCTGGTGGATGCGGCGCAGGCGGTGCAACAGCTCAAGACCCTGCTGGAAGACAACGCGCCTTACCAGGCCAAGGTGACGTTCGAGTCCGGCGGCGGCGCCACCGGCTGGAACGCACCGGCCACGGCGCCGTGGTTCGAGCAGGCGCTGAACGAGGCTTCGCAGGCCCACTTCGGCGCGCCCTGCGGCTACATCGGCCAGGGCGGCACGATTCCGCTGATGAGCATGCTGTCCAGGGGCTTTCCCAAGGCGCAGATGATGGTCTGTGGCGTGCTCGGCCCCAAGAGCAACGCGCACGGCCCGAATGAGTTCCTGCACGTGCCGTATGCCAAAAAGCTGACCGCGGCGGTCGCCCAGGTCATGGCCAGCCTGCCGTGA